The nucleotide sequence TGACCGCTACATTGGGCGTATAGAGAAGATGGAGGAACTCGATTTCACCGCGGAAAAGGAGTCCCTCAAAGCCCTTATGCGGACCCTGCGGGAGAGCCTGCACCTGGTAGACGAAACCGAGCTTAACGAGGCGGAATTGGAACGTCTCTCGGACCAGATAGACCAGGAGTTCTACGCCCCGGCGGCGGAATTACTGGAAAAAATCCTGGAGCGGGTAGCAATCCCCTTAAAACTGGCAAACGCGGAGAATTAACCCTCCGCGAGGCTGCCTGCAAGACCGATCTTCTCTGCCACTGGGCGCATCCCGGCAATAGTTTCCGCAATAAGTTCAGAAAGCTCCATCTCCAGCATCTCTGCCCCTTTGGCGATAATTTTCCGGTTTGCCCCGGCGGCAAAAGCCTTCTGATTCCATTTTTTCTTTACCGATTTCGCGCTCATATCCAGGATACTCTTCGAGGGCCTCACCAGGGCGGTGGCGGTGACCAGGCCGGTAAGTTCATCGGTGGCAAAAAGAACTTTTTCCATCTCGCTTTTCGGTTCCACATCGGTGACGATACCCCATCCGTGGCTCACTACAGCACGGATAAGCTCTTCCGGCCAGCCCCGCTCTGTGAGTATCTCTTCTGTCTTTTTGCAGTGTTCATCCGGCCATTTTTCATAGTCCAGATCATGTACCAGGCCAACAACTCCCCAGACCTCCGGGTCTTCTCCAAAACGGGAAGCAAAATGGCGCATCACCGCCTCTACACTCAGGGCGTGTTTAATCAAGCTGTCACTCTGATTGAACTCGGTTACGAGGGCGTAAGCCTCTTCTCTTGTTGGATAATCAGCCATTGCTGCAGACTCCTTTTTGTATGAAATTAGCTGCCGGTTTGATTCTATCACATTCCGCTTGCCGCCGCACGCCCCGGCAGGTTATGCTTGAGAGCTATGAAAGGTGTAATTGTCGCTGCGGGCTACGGGACCCGCTTTTTACCGGTAACAAAAACTGTACCCAAGGAGATGCTGCCCCTGATCGACAGGCCGGCCATCGACTTTATTATGGATGAGTTTGCCGCGGCGGGTATAAACGAGGTGCTGGTCATCAGTTCCCGGAGAAAAAAGGCCCTGGAGGACTACTTTGACCGGGAGGTGGAGCTGGAATCGGTCTTTCAAAAAGAGGGGGCTAAAGCTAAGCTCGCCAGGATACGGCCGCCAGAGATGAAGATATTCTTTACCCGGCAACAAGAGATGCGCGGTACCGGAGACGCCCTGCTCTGCGCCCGTCCATTTTGCGGCAGCGAGCCTTTTGTGGTAGCGTACCCCGATGATCTGCACTTTGGCGAGGTCCCCCTGGCGCGGCAGCTCGTGTCTCTCTATGAAAAGACCGGCTGCTCGATAATGTCCGCCCTTCACGATCCTCCGAACCTGGAACGCTACGGCGTTCTTGCCCTGGCCGACGACCGTCTGCACGTTACGGACATCGTGGAAAAGCCCGCTCCGGGAACAGAACCAAGCAAAGAGGCCTCAATCGGCCGCTACCTTTTTACGCCGGAGATTTTTAAACACCTGGAAGCAGGCTGGAAACAGCACCTGGCGGGCCCCAACCCGGAGAGCGAGTACTTCCACATTTACGCTCTTAAACAGTTGATGACCGGGGGAAAGGTTGTCTACCACCCTATAGAAGGTGAGCGCCTGGATACCGGGGCCCCGGCGGGCTACCTGCGCGCCCTGCTGCGCTACGCATCCAAAGATCCGGAACTGGCGGCGGAGATAAAGGCAGCGGCGGCCAGGCTAAAGTAAGGCGAGCGGGCGGCCTTTATCAGGAAGAAATTTTAAGCCGCCCGCTGGCGCTTGATTCAGGAGGATTGAAGAGGATTTTCTATATTTTCCCTACCTATATATTTTTATTCCGAAAATCTCCGTGCCCTCCGAGAGCTCCGTGAGAAATTCCCTCTCACAAAGCCCGCAAAGAAGGAAAGACAACTATATATCCGTTTATCCTTCCCATCCTGTACATCTTTGTTTCTCTTTTCCCCTGATCCGTGCTAATCCAAATAATCAAGCCGTGCGTCAGCACGGCGGGCGGCCTTTTCCAAGAAGAAATCCTGGCCACCCGCTACGCTTGATTTAAGAGGATTTTTTCATCCGTCCCATCTTAACTATTTTTATATCCAAAAATTCTCTGTGTTCTCCGAGACTCTGTGGTAAATCTCCCCAATCCTCCCCATCCTGTGTATCTTTGTTCCTCTCTGTTCCCTGAACCGGGCGCTTACAATAAGATCAAGCATAACTTTCGCCACTTTTGTGTTTGTAGTATAATTAAAGCTGTGATAGCCAACGTCGTTGTTAAAAAAAATATAAAAGACTCATCGCACCGGGATGACTTGGAGTACTGGCTCAGCCGTCCGGCACCTGAGCGCATCGCCGCGATAGAAAACCTGAGGCACCAATACTATGGATACACACCCCGATTACAAAGAGTTGTTAGAGTTATTCAACAAAAGAAGGGTTGAATACGTAATCGTCGGCGCCCATGCCTTGGCCTTGTACGGTGTACCGCGTTTTACCGGCGATATTGATATTATGATTCGGCCGACTCAGGAAAACGGAGAATGTATCATTAAGGCACTGGAAGAGTTTGGATTCAGTTTTTCTGATCTTTCCTCAGCCGATTTTGCGGACCCGGACAAGGTAATTCAACTCGGCTACCCTCCTGTTCGGATTGATTTAATAACATCCATTTCCGGTCTTACCTGGGAGCAGGTGGATTCAGGAAAAACCCTTGATTACTATGGAGATGTCCCTGTTAACTTCATTGGGCGCAAGGAACTGATTATTAACAAACGGGCCTCCGGTCGTAAAAAAGACCTTGCCGACTTGGAATCTCTTGGAGAAGAATGACTTTTTCCCTCTCGTCCACTAATCAACGGCAATCCTGAGACTAAACAAAGTGTAGATCCCGAGCGTCTTTTCTCAAGGAAAAATTCAGGCCGCCCGCTGACGCTTGATTAAGAGGATTGAAGAGGATTTTTTCATCCGTCCCATCTTAACTATTTTTATATCGAAAAAATCTCCGTGTTCTCCGAGGCCCTGCGGCAAATCTCTTCTATCCTTCCCATCCTGTACATCTGTGTTTCTTCTTTTCCTAATCCGGGCTAATCCTCAAAATCAAGCCGTGCGTCAGCACGGCGGGCGGCCTTTCTCACAGAAGCATTCAAGCCACCCGCTGACACTTGATTCAGGAAGATTGAGGAGGATTTTTTCTTCCCATCCTGTACATCCTTGTTTCTCTTCTTCCCTTGATCCTCAGCATGATCCCAAACGCTCCAGACGGTCATAGAATCCCTGGGCTTCTTCATCCCGTCCCCGTTTTCGCGCTCCGGCGGACCAGATATCCAGCTTGTTATTCAGCATGACCAGGGTCTCAGACCGGTGTTCCTGCGGCAGGCGCTCCTGCTCCAGCAGCCGGAAAAGGGCCTCGATGCGGAACTCTTCGATCTGGCCGTGTTTTTCGGAAAGCTGCTCCCAATCTCCTGCTCTCTTAATCGTGAGGGCTTCATCTATGTAGGCAACGGGATAGCGGCTGGTAACGCGCAGCCAGAATTCGTAATCCTCCGCCACCTCCAGGGATTCATCGAAGCCCCCGAGCTCTTCGAAGGCGGACTTCCGCATCAGTACCGTGGAGGGGCCGATGGTACACTTCCAGAGGGCGTCGGTAAAAATATTCCCTTTTCTGGCATGCTTCTGCCCTTTCTGGCTCACCGTTTTTGTTCCCCGCCGCCAGAGCTCACGGGTGTGAATCAGCGGTACATCCGGCTGTGCATCCAGCAGGGGTACCTGGCGGGAGAGTTTTTCCGGCAGCCAGAGGTCATCGGAATCGAGAAAGGCGAGGTATTCACCCCGGGAGATTTCTGCACCCCGGTTGCGGGCAGCTCCCGGCATACCGCAGCGGGAGGTCTGCAAATAACGGATATCCGGCTCATCGCGCAGCGAGGGTGTATTGTCGTCGGAGCCGTCGTCAACAATAATCAATTCGTAGTCACAGAATATCTGCGCTCTGACTGATTCTATTGCTTCGGTGAGTAGATGATATCGGTTATGAGTGGGAATGATGATGGAGACCTTCGGAGGATTCATGCCGGCAAACCAGATCCGGATGTCCTATTGGACGGGGAGTATGAAATTGACATTTAGAGTATGTGCATTCACAGGTGTTGCACTAGGGTTCTCATAATTATCATGAGCGATTATTCTGCGATTATTGTCCGGTGGATGGTCATAGATTTCTTCATAGTAGACGTTAAGACTCAGTGTTTCTACAACATCTACATCTGCTGTAACACTAACTTGGCGATTCTGGATATCGGCGTAATCAATTGTTTCCGTTATTTGACGGGAATACGGGACTACTGCTCCCAAATCAGTAAAAAGGGTTATCATCGGGTTATCAGCCTGATCATAATACACAACATCTACGGTAGCTGTGACACCAGTAACTTCTATGGTCACAATACATTCCGTCGGAACTGCGGTGGTAAGGTCTTCGGAGCAGGAAAAGAACGCTGCAAGTATCAGGACTGCTACAGCAGTACAGAGCATTCGTTTTATTACAGACTGAAGTATCCTGCTCATTTAACCACCATCACCTTCCTGTACTCGTCGAATCCGGGACCAACTACACGGATAAAGTAGATACCCCGGGCAACAACCCGGCCGCTCCGGTTTCTTCCGTCCCAGGTGGTAGAGTATTCACCTTCGGTCTTGCGGCCCCGTTCAATAACATTGACCAGGTCACCAGCCAGATCGAAAACAGTAATGGTAACCAGACCGGAGTCTTCCATAACATAATGAAGAGTGGCCTTTTCTCCCTGTTCAGGATTGATAACATTGTTGAAAATACTCACTTCTGCGGTCTGCTTTACCAGGTCCTGGACCCGGAAACTCCAGGGCCGTACGGAGCGGTACCAGTCGGAGGCATCGGGCCGGTCGAGTCTGGCAATATACAGGGGATTAGCCCCTGTCAGTTTAAAGAAGAAATCCAGCTTGACACCGGTCCGTATATCAACATCCCCGGCAGAAAAGGTAAACTGCCACAGGTTGGTGCTTCCCGAAGGATGGGGAGCGCCGGTTATACTTCGCGTACTGGCATCGGGATAGGGGAAAGATACCAGTCCGTTTGAGTCGGCGCTCTCCGGAAGCCATAACGAATCCCGGGTGTAGTTTGCCGGGACATTACCGTCAAAGAGAATTTCCGGTGTCGATCCAAGAGGAGCCAGATCGGAATGTATGGAGGCTTCCAGCAGGATATCATCATCCTGCAGGAAAGCGGACCCATCGAAACTCCGTATAAGCCCCAGGCCGCCCCGTTCCGGGCTGATTGAGGTACCGTCGCTGGCCCAGACTGGATTTATCAGGCCGCCGCTGGATATCCCCAGGCCCAGATCGGAGATCCTGTTTGTGATGTCAACCAGTCCGTTATATCCGCTCGGCTGACCAACCCACAGCGGAGAAACAGCGGGAGAGTCCGGCGCGTTATCGTCGATATTCGCAAAGCTCAACAGTTCCCAGTCGGCAATATCGCTTGCGCTCACCGCAGAAGTCATGGTCAGGAGAACCTCCTGCCCGCCGCCGGAACCGGAAACAACGGAGATTGAAGAGACAGCATTACCTGCTGGTCCTGAGAGGTCTAGCTCCGGGACAAGCGCGTCTCCGGCACCGCTTCCGTATACGGGTTCGGAGAAATGAACAAATACCTCGTTCCGTCCCGGAACCGCCAGTGTGTAGCCCACAATCGGATCGGCGTCGTCCCAGGGAACTTCAGGATTAGTCGGGCTTTTGGGCGGTTCATGCGAAACCTGGTAAATCCCGATATTCGAATCCCTCAATTCTCCCGGGTCTGCGATGTACCATGAGGGAGTGACACCGGTGTCCAGATATGGTTTTTCTTCAAGATGGATCCAGAACAGCCTGTCGTTGGAGGACAATCCAGTGCTTACCGGCCCTGACTGGTCATACCCGTTAACCACTATCTGGAAATCGGTAAAATCATCATTCAGGGCGACGGGGACCACGACTTCAATAATGTCGATCCTGCCGTTGCCGTCGGTATCCCGGGTAAAGCTCTCGGATATGTAAACAAAGCGCAGCCAGTCCTCACAGTTATGAACGTATGTATCCGCGGGAACATTGATTGCGGGTATCGCGTAGCTGAACCAGATATCAACATACTGCATATCCAGGGTCGCAGTGCCGTCCATATCGATGGTCCAGTAGGGAGGGGCGGTATTATCCGTTGAACGCAGGGTAATCCAGCTGGTTGTATACGTCCTTGCGGACCAGTCAATTTCCGATTCAGGATCCCCGCCATTCGGCGGATCGGTGTTGTCCCCCCGGACCTGGAACCTCCCTCCCGCCGCAATACTCTGCGTACTGTTGGAGGCAATCTGAATTACTTTTCCCAGCACTCCGTCGGAAAGATCTGTCTCAATCGTATCGTCGGCGACAAAATTATAAAAAGTATTGTCCCCGGAGATTAATGCGTTCACAGGACCGAAGTATCGGACAGTTCCGTTTCCGTGAGCAAAAGTGCCGCCGGCGGCGCCGTTAAAATCCCCCTGGATGCGGATAAGATTCCCGTTTCCGTTCAGAGTACCGGACTGCAGGATAAGATCGCCGTTGATATTGATTGTGGCCGGATCTACCGGAAAGGTTCCCGTGCCGTTGATTGCAAGATCGTAGAAATCAATCAGACGAACTGTACCGTTAGTACCAGTGTAGACCGTCCTTCCGGCTGCAGTATCGGCTGTAGTGATGCTCTGGGTTGCCTGGGTACCCGCAAGATGGAACTCATCAGTGTCTGCATTGAAGTCGATTGTTACGATAGTAAAATTCCGCGCGGCCGCATCAAAAGTAGACCCGCCCGTTATTGTGAGGATATTATCTACATACAGGTCGGATGTAATCAGCGCGGCTGTTGTTCCGGCACTTGCGGTCAGGTTATAGAACCTTCCATTGGTCCCGCCGGTGTTTATCTGTTGAGTGGTACCGTTCAGGACAACAGTACCAGTTCCTGCGGTAAAAGTTCCGCCGCTGCCGTTATTCCAGTCACCTGCTACAGTAATAGTGTAGTTGCCGGAATCATCAAGAACTCCCGCTGCCCCGATGACAACATCATTATCGACTGTAACTCCGCCTCCCAGGGTAGCCGTACCGCTGACCGTCAGATTATAAAAGCTGTTTATCGTGGTGATTCCAGGAGCCGTACCGTCAAGAACAACAACACCGGTACCGGAGCCCGCGTCTCCGACAAAGACAGCGGCACTTTCATCCCAGTCTCCCGCCACCTGTATCGTGCGAGCATCGCCGCTCAACGTTGCCAGCGCGTTTGTCAAACTGACATTCCCGGCAATATCGATCAGACCCGTACCGTCAAGGGTTCCGTTACTCATGCTTAAAGAACCGCTTAGAATCAGGGTATTGTCTGCTGTAACGGTCCCGGCACCGGTAAAACTGGCGTCTGCCGCGTTTATCGTACCGGTCGGCACCGAAGTCCCGCCGCTGACAAGCAGGTCGCCAAGGGTAATCCCCGTTGTACCGGCTGCACTATAGGCACCGTCACTGATGGATAAATCTCCATTGCTGATCGTCACGTTTCCGCTTCCCGAGTGGGTACTGTTGTTATCGGTAATGGAAAAATCTCCCGTCGTTACATTCAAGGCCGCAGGACCCGTTACCGTCAAATCCCCCCCGGAAAGAGTTAAGGTACCGATATTCACCGTTCCTCCGGTATCAGCTGTCACTGAACCGGCAGAGATTGTCGCAAGCCCGGTAACGCTCATCCCACCCGTCAGGGTCAGAGCTCCCGTACCGCTTACCGTCAGGTTATTTGATACGGTAAATCCAGTGCCGTTGGACCGGGTACCGGCTGTAACCTGCAGGTCATAAAAGGTCTCGGCATTCTGGATGGCTCCGGTATTATTCAGGACAACGGTCCCGGTACGTTCCACAAAAGCAGCCGTACCGACACTGTTGTTCCAGTTACCTCCCACAGTCACCTGATAGGGCCCCAAAGCATTTACATCAAGGGCGCCTCCGGTAATATTCAGATTGTTCACAACCGTTATTGCACTTGCAAGGGTAGCCGATCCATTTACCGTCAGATTATAGAAGCTGTTTGTCGTGGTGATTCCAGGAGCCGTACCGTCAAGAACAACAACACCGGTACCGGAGCCCGCGTCTCCGACAAAGACAGCGGCACTTTCATCCCAGTCTCCCGCCACCTGTATCGTGCGGGCATCGCCACTGAGGGTGGCCGCAGCGTTTGTCAAACTGACATTCCCGGCAATATCGATCAGACCCGTACCGTCAAGGGTTCCGTTACTCATGCTTAAAGAACCGCTTAGAGTCAGGGTATTGTCTGCTGTAACGGTCCCGGCACCGGTAAAACTGGCGTCTGCCGCGTTTATCGTACCGGTCGGCACCGAAGTCCCGCCGCTGACAAGCAGGTCGCCAAGGGTAATCCCCGTTGTACCGGCTGCACTATAGGCACCGTCACTGATGGATAAATCTCCATTGCTGATCGTCACGTTTCCGCTTCCCGAGTAGGTACTGTTGTTATCGGTAATGGAAAAATCTCCCGTCGTTACATTCAAGGCCGCAGGACCCGTTACCGTCAAATCCCCCCCGGAAAGAGTTAAGGTACCGATATTCACCGTTCCTCCGGTATCAGCTGTCACTGAACCGGCAGAGATTGTCGCAAGCCCGGTAACGCTCATCCCACCCGTCAGGGTCAGAGCTCCCGTACCGCTTACCGTCAGGTTATTTGATACGGTAAATCCAGTGCCGTTGGACCGGGTACCGGCTGTAACCTGCAGGTCATAAAAGGTCTCGGCATTCTGGATGGCTCCGGTATTATTCAGGACAACGGTCCCGGTACGTTCCACAAAAGCAGCCGTACCGACACTGTTGTTCCAGTTACCTCCCACGGTCACCTGATAGGGCCCCAAAGCATTTATATCAAGGGCCCCTCCGGTAATCGCCAGGGTTCCCAACACCACCAGGGGATCCTGCAGGGTCACGGTGCCGGGGCCGGAGATACTCAGATTATTGAAGGAGTGTCCGGAACTGGTAAGGTCTCCCGCGCCATTCAGATAGACCGTAGAGCCGGTCACTGTAAAGGTATCAAGATTGGTCAGAGTCAGGTCTGCAGCAACGTAGAAATTTACATTCGTTATGTCCAGGACGGTTGTCGCTGCGGTCCCCGCGGAGAAACTGCCGCCCACACGCAGATCATCCAGAGCAGTTAACGATCCCCCGGCGGCTCCTGTACCGATCTGAACATTCCCAAGGGTTTCCCCATTGCTCGTGAGACTTGTTGTACCGTCAAAGATGAGGGTACCGCCGTTGGCGGTAAAACCTGTAGTCGCAGCAAAGGTTACAGCTGTGCCCGAGAGGGTTGTAGTTGATGACGATTCGGTAAAGCTGCTTATTCCGCTTACCGTTCCGTCGATTGAAACAGCACCTGACCCGCCGGAGAAAACCCCGGTTCCGCCGAGATTACCGGTCAGGTTAATGGCTCCGGCACTGCCGATCAGCTCAGCGGTGCCGCTAAGGGTTGTATTGCCAGTAACGGAAAGGTCTGATGAGCTGGTATCAAGGCTTCCGCCGGTGTCTACAGCCAGGGTTCCTCCAACGGAAAGGTCCGAGCTTTGTACGGCATCCCCGGCTATCTGCAGATTAAGAAAAGCATCCGCGGTGCCTTCTGTGGTAATTGCAGGCGCAGTACCGGTGAGCAGTATTGTAGAACCTGCTTCGGTAAAGGAGAAATTCGCAGAAGAGGAGTCCCAATTCCCGGCGATGCTGTGGGTATTGGCGCCTGCAACCCAAGTTCCCCGGGTAAGAGCAAGAGTACCGGTAACTGTCAGATTCCCCAGGGTATTTACTGTGTCCGCCTCCGCGGACTTGTTTATAGTGAGATTATTAAATATATAACTTCCAAGGTCGACAGGTGTCTCCGTTCCATCCAGAATCAGCGTTGACGTGTTGGCAGTGAAGGCCCCGGGTACAAAATAGCCGCCCACGTTGATTGCCGCCGAACCTCCGGTCAAGTCATCTATGGTAACATCGCCATCGATATTTGCCGCCCCTGCACCCAGGCTCAGGCTTCCTATCCCGTCCAGGTCCGGTGTTGTGCCGACGATGGAAAAGGCTTCAGTCCCTGTCTGGCCGCTCGCGTTTAGAACATCGGTAACCGTAACCGCGGCGGCGCTAAGAGAGTTGGCATCAGTCTCCAGGGTTCCGTTAGAAACAGTCAGGGTCCCGGCAACGGAGAGATTATCCGCCTGGCTGAATGTAAACGTGGCGCCGTCGATACTCAGATCAAAATAGTCATTAGCACCGTACTCCTGCACCGTCCCGGATGCTCCGTAGTAGACCGTCTCTCCAGAGTCGGTATCGGTACGGCTGACATTTGTACCCGGGTACCTGCGCAGCTGGCCTCCGTTGTTGTTATAGGAGGTGGTCATGCTAACATCATTGTTTCCGGCATCGAATATTGAGCCGGCGCGTAGTACCAGCGCGTCTGCCGTAACCGTTCCACCTGCATTCAGGGTACTGACGTTGGCCCCGTCGCCAATGGTCAAAGACCCCACGACAGAAAGGTTGGCCCCGGTGCTGAATGTAACGGTATCCTCAAAGGTCAGGTTAAAATAGTCCGTAACACCGTAATCCTGAATATTCCCGCCGGATGAAACTTCGTAGACAACGGTCCCGGAATCGGTGTCGGTCTGATTAATCGTATCTCCACCCCGACGGCGAAGGATCCCATCTATATTGAAGCTGTTGAAAACTGCGAGGTCATTTCCTCCGGTGGAAAGTTCCGCGTTCGTATTTATCTGCAGGGAGTAGATATTGACTCCCCCTGCAGGAACTACCGGCCAGGGCGCTCCGGTATTGGGTATAGTGACCGCGGATTCCTCCCCGGGGACCTGGTTTGGGTTCCAGTTGGCGGCGGTGTTCCAGTCGGTCGACCCGCCGCCACCGTCCCAGCTGATGGCTATGGGAGCAAGTCCGCTGACAGGGACCTCGGTCAGGGCGTTTTCGACAGCATTGTTGCCGGCGTTGTCAATGACACTGGTAAAGGAATCCAGATCGATTTCGCCGGCCGCAGTCCAGCTTCCGCCGGTAGTATCAGAGGTGAGGGTCACTACAAGGTCCGTTAGCGCGGCTCCGAGCGCTACAGTTGCTGTTGCGCCGTCCAGGTCGCCTGTCGGCACCGCTCCGTCAGGTTCTACCTTGAAGTCGGCCGCGTTCATGGCTCCCGGTGTCGAATTTACGCTTACATCCTCACTGAAAGTAAGGGTGAGCAGGGTATAGGTGACCGAACCGAAAGTCCCGGAAACAAGGTCGCCGCCGGTTACCGGAAAGTTCGAGTCCGCTGCCACAAGAACAGGCGGCGCGGAATCTGTGGAGCTTACCGGGGTTCCTCCGTCGTCCGGAACAAGGGTACTGGTCAGAGAGGATGCAAGACTTGTATTTGCCGTTATTTCAACATCGGGAGTGGCCCCGGTGTCCGAGGTTCCCGACTCGTTCAGAACAACAAGAAAGGTATCATCGTTTGCGGCGGAACCCGCGGCGGCTCCGGTGTTGTACCCGGAAACCGTATATCCGGTAACAGCTACGGTTATTGCCGAGAAGTCATCATCCAGATTATCGCCGGTGGTAATCAGAATCCCGTCTATCTGCCCGTTGGCATCCAGGTCGACCGTTTCCCGCGCCACGATTACCGGCGCCGGATTAATAATGTAGAGCTTATCGTCCGATGCAGTATAGCTTGATCCGTCGTCCCAGGACAACTCAAGCTTTCCGTTGGACGCCGCGGTAAAGTTCCGCATTTCCAGATTCGTCAGGGTCAGGATCTCTCCGTTCGCAATCGGCCCGTCAATTCCTATCCGCAGGGTCTTTGTATCAGGATATGTAGTTCCGGTTGTTATCCCGAAAATCGCCCCTCCAAGCCCAGGAGAAACGCCGGTATCAAACTCCCCTGCAAAACCGGAGGGAATACGTACCCGCAAGCCAAAGGCGGAATCGGGTTTTGCAGTTTCCGCGGTCACGGTAATTACGGGAAGAACAGTGTCGCC is from Marispirochaeta sp. and encodes:
- a CDS encoding FlgD immunoglobulin-like domain containing protein → MRRSFLIPGIICILLLFVVSSSLLFSQSQIPAGATQYLQVTNRTVNGDRDGYQVVFFEVPDTMTDTLYFAVEDPGTLGPTRYPDENTATDASEDTTYTLIGGSGALSDSTSREADYSISGNDPTSAGTPLDSMTFRDQTGWFFFDGVSPSQGEHIGNKYYFKIVAQVSLAGTDPLKNGFKLDVSLTDAVGTPTGSADINAFAYAWTISLDDRIPEENGGALVWSMFPFVPDNASGNLVSHNWDADNSCIHQMYDTAGSLHGTAVNRSASDVEATTNFALGGANTLGATWELRVTEETDDAPNYVNTTTYWHSNSVTGEVYRTYASYYSPPAADHVTLTTADGVALADNTETERVVLQIVDSSGDPVPYSRNIYVTVDGAAVIDADSTGGVNGTQDALISTDSTGLGWLDVRDGTGETVIVTAYWDATGGSSSFGTATSGTATIEFLDFYASISSASNASFTVGDGDTVLPVITVTAETAKPDSAFGLRVRIPSGFAGEFDTGVSPGLGGAIFGITTGTTYPDTKTLRIGIDGPIANGEILTLTNLEMRNFTAASNGKLELSWDDGSSYTASDDKLYIINPAPVIVARETVDLDANGQIDGILITTGDNLDDDFSAITVAVTGYTVSGYNTGAAAGSAANDDTFLVVLNESGTSDTGATPDVEITANTSLASSLTSTLVPDDGGTPVSSTDSAPPVLVAADSNFPVTGGDLVSGTFGSVTYTLLTLTFSEDVSVNSTPGAMNAADFKVEPDGAVPTGDLDGATATVALGAALTDLVVTLTSDTTGGSWTAAGEIDLDSFTSVIDNAGNNAVENALTEVPVSGLAPIAISWDGGGGSTDWNTAANWNPNQVPGEESAVTIPNTGAPWPVVPAGGVNIYSLQINTNAELSTGGNDLAVFNSFNIDGILRRRGGDTINQTDTDSGTVVYEVSSGGNIQDYGVTDYFNLTFEDTVTFSTGANLSVVGSLTIGDGANVSTLNAGGTVTADALVLRAGSIFDAGNNDVSMTTSYNNNGGQLRRYPGTNVSRTDTDSGETVYYGASGTVQEYGANDYFDLSIDGATFTFSQADNLSVAGTLTVSNGTLETDANSLSAAAVTVTDVLNASGQTGTEAFSIVGTTPDLDGIGSLSLGAGAANIDGDVTIDDLTGGSAAINVGGYFVPGAFTANTSTLILDGTETPVDLGSYIFNNLTINKSAEADTVNTLGNLTVTGTLALTRGTWVAGANTHSIAGNWDSSSANFSFTEAGSTILLTGTAPAITTEGTADAFLNLQIAGDAVQSSDLSVGGTLAVDTGGSLDTSSSDLSVTGNTTLSGTAELIGSAGAINLTGNLGGTGVFSGGSGAVSIDGTVSGISSFTESSSTTTLSGTAVTFAATTGFTANGGTLIFDGTTSLTSNGETLGNVQIGTGAAGGSLTALDDLRVGGSFSAGTAATTVLDITNVNFYVAADLTLTNLDTFTVTGSTVYLNGAGDLTSSGHSFNNLSISGPGTVTLQDPLVVLGTLAITGGALDINALGPYQVTVGGNWNNSVGTAAFVERTGTVVLNNTGAIQNAETFYDLQVTAGTRSNGTGFTVSNNLTVSGTGALTLTGGMSVTGLATISAGSVTADTGGTVNIGTLTLSGGDLTVTGPAALNVTTGDFSITDNNSTYSGSGNVTISNGDLSISDGAYSAAGTTGITLGDLLVSGGTSVPTGTINAADASFTGAGTVTADNTLTLSGSLSMSNGTLDGTGLIDIAGNVSLTNAAATLSGDARTIQVAGDWDESAAVFVGDAGSGTGVVVLDGTAPGITTTNSFYNLTVNGSATLASAITVVNNLNITGGALDVNALGPYQVTVGGNWNNSVGTAAFVERTGTVVLNNTGAIQNAETFYDLQVTAGTRSNGTGFTVSNNLTVSGTGALTLTGGMSVTGLATISAGSVTADTGGTVNIGTLTLSGGDLTVTGPAALNVTTGDFSITDNNSTHSGSGNVTISNGDLSISDGAYSAAGTTGITLGDLLVSGGTSVPTGTINAADASFTGAGTVTADNTLILSGSLSMSNGTLDGTGLIDIAGNVSLTNALATLSGDARTIQVAGDWDESAAVFVGDAGSGTGVVVLDGTAPGITTINSFYNLTVSGTATLGGGVTVDNDVVIGAAGVLDDSGNYTITVAGDWNNGSGGTFTAGTGTVVLNGTTQQINTGGTNGRFYNLTASAGTTAALITSDLYVDNILTITGGSTFDAAARNFTIVTIDFNADTDEFHLAGTQATQSITTADTAAGRTVYTGTNGTVRLIDFYDLAINGTGTFPVDPATININGDLILQSGTLNGNGNLIRIQGDFNGAAGGTFAHGNGTVRYFGPVNALISGDNTFYNFVADDTIETDLSDGVLGKVIQIASNSTQSIAAGGRFQVRGDNTDPPNGGDPESEIDWSARTYTTSWITLRSTDNTAPPYWTIDMDGTATLDMQYVDIWFSYAIPAINVPADTYVHNCEDWLRFVYISESFTRDTDGNGRIDIIEVVVPVALNDDFTDFQIVVNGYDQSGPVSTGLSSNDRLFWIHLEEKPYLDTGVTPSWYIADPGELRDSNIGIYQVSHEPPKSPTNPEVPWDDADPIVGYTLAVPGRNEVFVHFSEPVYGSGAGDALVPELDLSGPAGNAVSSISVVSGSGGGQEVLLTMTSAVSASDIADWELLSFANIDDNAPDSPAVSPLWVGQPSGYNGLVDITNRISDLGLGISSGGLINPVWASDGTSISPERGGLGLIRSFDGSAFLQDDDILLEASIHSDLAPLGSTPEILFDGNVPANYTRDSLWLPESADSNGLVSFPYPDASTRSITGAPHPSGSTNLWQFTFSAGDVDIRTGVKLDFFFKLTGANPLYIARLDRPDASDWYRSVRPWSFRVQDLVKQTAEVSIFNNVINPEQGEKATLHYVMEDSGLVTITVFDLAGDLVNVIERGRKTEGEYSTTWDGRNRSGRVVARGIYFIRVVGPGFDEYRKVMVVK